Proteins encoded together in one Deltaproteobacteria bacterium window:
- the flgK gene encoding flagellar hook-associated protein FlgK: MASIYGVLQVGKQALLTQQEALNVTAHNMANVNTPGYSRQRVAMETNAPVTMSAGQVGTGVTVNGIERVYDRYVTDQIRNENGTLGRWEAEKGGLEQVEVVFNETSGYGLNQSMGEFWNAWQDLANNPSGQTERQMLLGAGEALAANFQQVYNDLGEIQDELDNNIAQTVSDINVKAGQIAEINQKIVQIESGRGTANDYRDERDLLIKELAGIIDITAYEQDNGSINITLGDGNLLVDNFTSNDLTTVTNASGFRDVAWEADDALIPISGGTLKGYLEVRDVVISGYKEDLEQLADSMRDAVNGLHEIGFGLDGTSGNVFFTGTLADNDFGVSSILSTDVNKIAASGTALGVPGDNNNAIAIANLQYSLTMSSSTATFDDFYNAIVSGVGFDVQAATSSYNHQDSMVSYLENYRESISGVSLDEEMINMLQFETAYEAAAKLINTVDKMLETLMSIA; encoded by the coding sequence ATGGCAAGTATTTACGGGGTTCTTCAGGTGGGGAAACAAGCGCTGTTAACCCAGCAGGAGGCCCTCAATGTGACTGCGCACAACATGGCAAATGTGAATACCCCCGGCTACTCTCGCCAGAGGGTGGCGATGGAGACAAACGCACCTGTAACCATGAGCGCTGGACAGGTGGGGACCGGCGTAACGGTCAATGGGATCGAAAGGGTCTACGACCGGTATGTGACTGATCAAATCAGAAATGAAAATGGAACGTTAGGAAGATGGGAGGCGGAGAAGGGCGGTCTTGAACAGGTGGAGGTTGTGTTTAATGAGACGTCCGGATACGGGCTGAACCAGTCCATGGGGGAGTTCTGGAATGCGTGGCAGGACCTTGCCAACAATCCGTCCGGACAGACGGAGCGGCAAATGCTTCTGGGCGCAGGGGAGGCCCTGGCCGCCAATTTCCAGCAGGTCTATAATGACCTGGGAGAGATTCAGGACGAGCTGGACAACAATATCGCCCAGACCGTAAGCGACATAAATGTCAAGGCGGGGCAGATTGCTGAAATCAATCAAAAGATCGTTCAGATTGAATCCGGCCGAGGGACTGCAAATGATTACAGGGATGAGCGGGATCTGCTGATTAAAGAACTTGCCGGAATAATTGATATTACCGCGTATGAGCAAGACAACGGGAGCATCAATATCACATTGGGTGATGGGAACCTATTGGTGGATAATTTCACCTCGAATGACCTCACAACCGTGACGAATGCCTCCGGCTTTCGTGATGTGGCATGGGAAGCTGATGACGCCTTGATTCCAATCTCAGGCGGCACGCTGAAAGGCTATCTGGAGGTGAGGGATGTTGTGATTTCAGGCTACAAGGAGGATTTGGAGCAACTCGCCGACAGCATGCGGGACGCTGTCAATGGCCTACACGAAATCGGCTTTGGGCTGGACGGGACCTCGGGCAACGTCTTTTTTACAGGCACCTTGGCCGATAATGACTTTGGGGTTTCCTCGATCCTCTCGACCGATGTCAACAAGATCGCCGCATCCGGCACAGCGCTCGGCGTGCCGGGCGACAACAACAATGCCATTGCCATCGCGAACCTCCAGTATTCCTTGACCATGAGCAGCAGCACCGCAACCTTTGACGACTTCTACAATGCCATTGTCAGCGGCGTGGGCTTTGATGTACAAGCGGCCACCTCCAGTTATAACCATCAGGATTCCATGGTCAGCTACCTGGAAAATTATCGTGAATCCATCTCGGGGGTATCCCTTGATGAGGAGATGATCAATATGCTCCAGTTTGAGACTGCGTACGAGGCCGCTGCCAAGCTGATCAATACAGTTGATAAGATGCTCGAAACATTGATGAGTATCGCATAA
- a CDS encoding chemotaxis protein CheX, translating to MAEQIREALSQVAVDTFEKLAFMFAFPEPGEPGQQIEDVILAGVVFSGPFSGRVLMGISAALLPELAANMLGLHDEADVTLEQQYDALKETLNVVCGNLLPAIAGREPIFNMEMPKILSQDEMRESESLARVRLEFDEGECDLAIYVDGGIKGSWP from the coding sequence ATGGCAGAGCAGATCCGTGAGGCCCTTTCACAGGTTGCAGTCGATACTTTTGAAAAACTTGCATTTATGTTTGCCTTTCCCGAACCCGGAGAACCCGGGCAGCAGATTGAAGATGTGATCCTGGCCGGTGTGGTCTTCTCCGGACCTTTTTCGGGCCGGGTGCTGATGGGCATATCCGCCGCCCTGCTTCCTGAACTGGCGGCAAACATGCTTGGGCTGCACGATGAGGCGGATGTCACCCTGGAACAGCAATATGATGCCCTGAAAGAAACCTTGAATGTTGTCTGCGGAAACCTGTTGCCGGCCATTGCAGGGAGGGAGCCCATATTCAATATGGAAATGCCGAAGATTTTGTCACAGGATGAAATGCGTGAATCAGAGTCTTTGGCCAGGGTTCGATTGGAATTCGATGAAGGGGAATGCGATTTGGCCATTTATGTGGATGGAGGGATCAAGGGCTCCTGGCCATGA
- a CDS encoding glycosyltransferase family 1 protein, producing the protein MKIVHFSITPLAGAPLRLVKAINTLLPDHEAHLVDLRRYGSEDFGQDVIFSEEKERAVELANEADIIHLHNYLYYDSRQFEPISFRELRNKGKPFVRQYHSEPKLIARVMGITVTELMAQDIPGLVVAQFQERKYPYSMVVPNMVPENDPPYTPSEADPQFDIFFAPTLTIGAWDARWNTKGMPETEQIIVEVCRKNGAKHTIMHRIPLEQVLTAKRSSRIVVDEMVTGSYHISGLEGLSQGKPVLSYLDDRARWIMAHFAGTCASPFINVRMEDAYTVLDYLLTHPEEAAEIGRDSRIFVENHWSQKILVDHFRDVYQKLVHDPGLICRQPELRVDRRVNRFFAGTLPDLIYKSRKEHFKSDVVQSATTGG; encoded by the coding sequence ATGAAAATCGTTCATTTTTCCATAACCCCCCTTGCCGGGGCCCCATTGCGCCTGGTGAAGGCCATAAACACCTTGTTGCCGGACCATGAAGCCCATCTCGTTGACTTAAGACGGTATGGTTCAGAGGATTTCGGCCAGGATGTGATCTTTTCGGAAGAGAAGGAGCGTGCGGTTGAACTCGCCAACGAGGCCGATATTATCCATCTTCACAATTACCTCTATTATGATTCCAGGCAGTTTGAGCCCATTAGCTTTAGGGAACTCAGGAATAAAGGCAAACCCTTTGTCAGGCAGTATCACAGCGAACCCAAACTCATTGCACGTGTTATGGGCATAACAGTGACGGAACTCATGGCGCAGGATATCCCTGGGCTGGTGGTCGCCCAGTTTCAGGAACGTAAATACCCCTATTCCATGGTTGTTCCAAACATGGTTCCCGAGAATGACCCGCCTTACACACCCTCTGAAGCGGATCCACAGTTTGATATCTTCTTTGCTCCTACCTTGACCATCGGTGCCTGGGATGCCAGGTGGAATACAAAAGGGATGCCGGAAACCGAACAGATTATCGTTGAAGTTTGCCGAAAAAATGGGGCAAAACATACCATCATGCACAGAATTCCGCTTGAGCAGGTGCTAACGGCCAAGAGATCATCCCGAATCGTGGTGGATGAAATGGTGACGGGCAGCTACCATATCTCAGGCCTCGAAGGGTTAAGCCAGGGCAAACCGGTGCTCTCATATCTTGATGACCGTGCCCGATGGATCATGGCCCATTTTGCAGGGACCTGCGCCTCTCCTTTTATCAATGTGCGCATGGAAGATGCGTATACGGTACTGGATTACCTCCTGACACATCCCGAGGAAGCCGCTGAAATCGGCCGCGATTCCCGTATTTTTGTGGAAAACCACTGGTCTCAGAAAATCCTTGTGGATCATTTTCGAGACGTATATCAAAAACTGGTTCATGACCCCGGGCTTATCTGCAGGCAACCGGAATTGCGGGTAGACAGGCGTGTCAACCGCTTTTTTGCGGGGACATTGCCTGATCTGATTTATAAGAGTCGAAAAGAGCATTTCAAAAGCGATGTAGTCCAAAGCGCAACGACAGGGGGCTGA
- a CDS encoding protein-glutamate O-methyltransferase CheR, with the protein MNLMSAELNEREFRHVSQIVYGICGINLKNGKEALVRARLMKRLRALKMESFEEYINFIKTDDGTGEVGLLIDVMTTNKTGFFREAEHFTYLRDRIIPEMNIQKMRFWTAACSSGEEPFSLSMLLREIIPDIRSKDILILATDISMSMLKRARAAMYEEERVRDLPPAFLKKYFVQVGSERPRTYRVTDEVMANVRFAWLNLMDPWPMKGPFNVIFCRNVMIYFDRRTQQELITRFWDLLEPGGYLFVGHSEGLSAIEHRFRYVQPAIYKK; encoded by the coding sequence GTGAACCTGATGTCAGCCGAGTTGAATGAAAGGGAGTTCAGGCACGTAAGCCAAATTGTGTATGGCATATGCGGCATCAATCTTAAAAATGGAAAAGAGGCCCTGGTGAGGGCACGGCTCATGAAGCGTCTGAGAGCCCTCAAAATGGAAAGCTTCGAGGAGTATATCAATTTTATCAAGACCGATGACGGAACCGGGGAGGTCGGTCTGCTTATCGATGTCATGACCACCAACAAGACCGGATTTTTCCGGGAGGCAGAACATTTCACCTACCTCCGGGACAGAATCATTCCGGAGATGAACATCCAGAAGATGAGGTTCTGGACTGCTGCCTGTTCTTCCGGTGAGGAACCGTTTTCCCTTTCCATGCTCCTCCGTGAGATCATTCCCGATATACGGTCTAAAGACATTTTGATTTTGGCCACAGACATTTCCATGAGCATGCTGAAAAGAGCCCGCGCTGCAATGTACGAAGAAGAGAGGGTTCGTGATCTCCCTCCTGCATTTCTGAAAAAATATTTTGTTCAAGTTGGGAGTGAGCGGCCGCGCACTTATCGGGTGACGGATGAGGTAATGGCAAATGTACGCTTTGCATGGCTCAATTTGATGGATCCATGGCCGATGAAGGGGCCCTTCAACGTGATATTCTGTCGCAATGTCATGATCTATTTTGATCGACGCACCCAACAAGAGTTGATCACACGGTTCTGGGATCTCCTGGAACCCGGCGGCTACCTCTTTGTGGGGCATTCTGAGGGCCTGTCTGCAATCGAGCACAGGTTTCGATATGTCCAACCGGCAATCTACAAGAAATAA
- a CDS encoding chemotaxis protein CheD, producing the protein MRHVVQVGDMKVGMNGDVVVTHALGSCLGLMVHDPVARIGGLLHAMLPLSKINPQKAEVNPYMFVDTGVVKLFKEIYRLGGKKSRLVVKAAGCGRPMGNNEMFKIGERNYTVLKKLLWKNNILLDAEDVGGTVSRTVHFHISNGKTVIKSGQQECEL; encoded by the coding sequence ATGAGACACGTTGTTCAAGTCGGCGATATGAAGGTCGGGATGAATGGAGATGTGGTCGTAACCCACGCGCTCGGCAGTTGTCTCGGGTTGATGGTACATGATCCGGTGGCCAGGATCGGAGGGCTTTTGCATGCCATGCTCCCCCTTTCCAAGATCAACCCTCAGAAGGCTGAGGTAAACCCTTATATGTTTGTAGATACAGGGGTGGTCAAGCTGTTCAAAGAAATATACCGCCTTGGAGGGAAGAAATCGAGGCTGGTTGTAAAGGCCGCTGGTTGCGGCAGGCCGATGGGCAACAACGAGATGTTCAAAATCGGGGAAAGAAATTATACGGTTTTGAAGAAGCTTCTCTGGAAGAACAACATCCTGCTGGATGCGGAGGATGTCGGGGGAACCGTCAGCCGAACGGTCCATTTTCATATATCGAACGGAAAAACAGTGATCAAGAGCGGGCAACAGGAGTGTGAGCTGTGA
- a CDS encoding HDOD domain-containing protein, whose amino-acid sequence MKQGRLDDIISDVRSFPSMSGTALKILKLIDDPESTASRIEELLRVDPGITANILKLTNSAYFGLSARIGSIRQAIMLLGWKRLGKLVVTSCINAILDKPVPGYDLPSGELWRHSIAVSVAAELLAKELDITADDEIFTAALLHDMGKLVLGNYVKEDFQAIETAAGEGIPFQAAERRVLGTDHAEVGARLLESWSFPKSLVESVRWHHEPDGVEAPSTIIDLVHVANMLCLMIGIGVGREGLRYEPSPAATRRLGLKTTQLELVASQTLQWADELSDLSETGSR is encoded by the coding sequence GTGAAACAAGGACGCTTGGATGATATTATTTCGGATGTCAGATCGTTTCCCAGCATGTCTGGCACGGCCTTGAAGATCCTGAAGCTTATTGACGACCCTGAATCCACCGCGTCCAGGATAGAGGAATTGCTCAGGGTTGATCCCGGTATCACGGCGAATATTCTTAAGTTGACAAATTCCGCCTATTTTGGACTTTCTGCCAGGATCGGCTCTATCAGACAGGCGATTATGTTGTTGGGATGGAAACGCTTGGGAAAGTTGGTGGTGACGTCGTGCATAAACGCTATTCTGGATAAACCCGTTCCAGGATATGATTTGCCTTCGGGAGAACTCTGGCGACATTCCATCGCTGTTTCCGTCGCGGCAGAATTGCTTGCCAAAGAGCTCGATATTACTGCCGATGATGAGATTTTTACCGCAGCGCTTCTCCACGACATGGGAAAACTGGTGCTGGGAAACTATGTTAAAGAAGACTTTCAGGCCATTGAGACGGCAGCAGGAGAAGGAATCCCGTTTCAGGCAGCAGAGCGCCGGGTTCTGGGGACGGATCATGCAGAGGTCGGGGCTCGACTTTTGGAGAGTTGGTCTTTTCCAAAATCACTTGTGGAATCGGTTAGATGGCACCACGAGCCGGATGGCGTGGAAGCGCCGAGCACGATCATAGACCTGGTTCATGTGGCCAACATGCTCTGTTTAATGATAGGCATCGGGGTCGGAAGAGAAGGTCTTCGATACGAACCGTCTCCCGCGGCAACAAGGCGGCTGGGATTAAAGACAACGCAGCTTGAGCTGGTGGCAAGTCAGACATTGCAGTGGGCCGATGAGTTGTCCGACCTTTCTGAAACGGGTTCACGGTAA
- a CDS encoding chemotaxis protein CheA — MNKSENQIADDIKKIVEDMESAGLGDIDAWKDTRRKFQEVSGRIPSSMPDLQSVSSLCEEGLTFLARNSAKGFLSLVEAISEGLIASSECLCGDVNGDAFLRKAGRMLEDVLSDLPVRGGDAADVTGSIGGGDTLSINDAAALLIQMEPDDLTEMTRLQELFHALEKHEDYPDSAKEAISDAALRVEALIGSEAPDVEEAMAAIGRLVEKAMNAMVEDEMESPPPDPLPVPEREPLCQTSTGDPEPMALPEDADTDLIAEFVSESADLIEAAEEALLALETDPEDMEAVGTVFRAFHTVKGVSAFLELMTISEMAHHAESLLSRVRDREIRYGGAYADLALRALDMLKHMVQLVHGALEGKPLYKPEGYDDLMELLASPEEAGISDEYGSEEGTPSPRIGDLLVATGKADRKNVEAAAISKSEKPIGVKIMKSSAAKMEDVAQALRTQRSMQGKQVVDSSVRVSTGRLDRLVDMVGELVIAHSMVAQDKVVVDGDNYELSKKVTQTSKIVRELQTLGMSMRMIPLKGTFRKMTRLVRDISRKVGKNVNLVTEGEDTEIDRNMVDIINDPLMHMVRNSVDHGIEPPEERERVGKPRIGMLRLSAYHSAGSVVVEIADDGRGLDRDSILAKAREKGLVGEDTSLTEREIFNLVFEPGFSTAKTVTDVSGRGVGMDVVKKNIESLRGQVEIESEWGKGSIFRMSLPLTLAIIDGMVVRVGNETYIIPTVSIVRSVKPQENELSTVLNRGEMLSLQGHLLPLIQLGRLFHVEGLSGQNDNKLVVVVEDDNKKRAGLVIDDLVGRQQIVIKTLGEGMKNIPGISGGAIMPNGQVGLILDVGGVVKIANSTNSLLISTRTETRKIKRQ, encoded by the coding sequence ATGAATAAGAGCGAAAATCAGATTGCTGACGACATCAAAAAGATTGTTGAGGATATGGAGAGTGCCGGTCTCGGTGACATTGATGCATGGAAGGATACCCGCAGAAAGTTTCAGGAGGTGAGCGGGCGCATTCCCTCTTCCATGCCTGACTTGCAAAGCGTGTCGAGTCTATGCGAAGAAGGGCTGACCTTCCTTGCTAGAAATTCGGCCAAGGGCTTCTTGTCCCTGGTTGAGGCCATTTCCGAAGGATTGATCGCCTCTTCAGAATGCCTGTGCGGGGATGTAAATGGGGATGCCTTTCTCAGGAAGGCAGGGCGAATGCTGGAAGATGTCCTGAGCGACCTCCCGGTTAGGGGCGGTGACGCGGCCGATGTGACGGGATCCATTGGCGGAGGTGATACGCTTTCCATTAACGACGCTGCAGCGCTGCTAATCCAGATGGAACCGGATGATCTCACTGAGATGACGCGTCTTCAGGAATTGTTTCACGCCCTGGAAAAACATGAGGACTATCCGGATTCGGCGAAGGAGGCCATCTCTGATGCGGCATTAAGGGTGGAAGCGCTTATCGGATCGGAGGCGCCGGATGTGGAAGAAGCCATGGCCGCCATCGGCAGACTCGTAGAAAAGGCCATGAATGCGATGGTGGAAGATGAGATGGAATCTCCTCCGCCTGATCCGCTCCCGGTTCCGGAACGGGAACCCTTGTGTCAGACCTCAACCGGTGACCCGGAACCGATGGCCCTTCCCGAAGACGCAGATACGGACCTCATTGCAGAGTTTGTCAGTGAGAGTGCTGATCTCATAGAGGCGGCAGAGGAAGCCCTGCTGGCCCTTGAAACAGACCCGGAGGACATGGAGGCGGTGGGCACGGTCTTTCGTGCCTTTCATACGGTTAAAGGCGTATCTGCATTTCTTGAACTCATGACCATCTCAGAGATGGCCCATCATGCTGAATCGTTGCTCAGCCGCGTGCGCGACCGGGAGATCCGGTACGGGGGTGCGTATGCTGATCTGGCCCTACGTGCACTGGACATGCTCAAGCACATGGTTCAATTGGTCCACGGGGCCCTGGAGGGGAAACCCTTATATAAACCCGAGGGGTACGATGACCTGATGGAGCTCCTTGCCAGTCCGGAGGAGGCGGGCATATCCGATGAATACGGGTCTGAAGAGGGTACCCCCTCTCCGAGGATCGGGGATCTGCTGGTGGCGACGGGGAAGGCAGACAGGAAAAATGTGGAGGCGGCCGCAATCAGCAAGAGCGAAAAGCCGATCGGCGTCAAGATAATGAAATCAAGTGCTGCCAAGATGGAAGACGTGGCTCAGGCCCTGAGAACGCAGCGCAGCATGCAGGGAAAGCAGGTCGTCGATTCTTCGGTTCGTGTAAGCACCGGCAGGTTGGATAGACTGGTGGATATGGTAGGCGAGTTGGTCATCGCCCATTCCATGGTGGCACAAGATAAGGTAGTGGTGGACGGAGATAACTACGAACTCTCGAAGAAAGTGACCCAGACGAGTAAAATTGTAAGGGAATTGCAGACATTGGGCATGTCCATGCGGATGATCCCCCTGAAAGGGACGTTTAGAAAAATGACCCGGCTGGTGCGAGACATATCCCGGAAGGTGGGAAAAAACGTGAATCTCGTTACTGAAGGGGAGGATACCGAAATTGATAGGAATATGGTGGATATCATCAATGATCCCCTGATGCACATGGTGCGCAACTCCGTGGATCATGGCATTGAGCCGCCTGAGGAGAGGGAGCGGGTCGGCAAACCGAGAATTGGCATGCTCCGGCTGTCGGCCTATCATTCGGCAGGCAGCGTGGTGGTGGAGATCGCAGACGACGGCAGAGGGCTTGACCGTGATTCGATTCTTGCCAAGGCCCGGGAAAAGGGCCTTGTGGGTGAAGATACCTCACTTACAGAAAGGGAGATTTTCAATCTGGTCTTCGAACCGGGATTTTCTACTGCCAAGACAGTAACGGATGTCTCCGGTCGGGGTGTGGGCATGGATGTGGTAAAAAAGAACATCGAGTCCCTGCGTGGCCAGGTGGAAATCGAATCCGAATGGGGGAAGGGAAGCATTTTCAGGATGAGCCTTCCCCTGACCCTGGCCATTATTGATGGAATGGTGGTTCGAGTGGGAAACGAGACCTATATTATTCCGACGGTTTCCATCGTTAGATCCGTCAAACCGCAAGAGAATGAGCTCTCAACCGTACTAAACCGGGGCGAGATGTTATCGCTTCAGGGTCATTTGCTTCCACTGATTCAACTGGGAAGGCTCTTCCATGTGGAGGGTCTCTCCGGTCAAAATGACAATAAGCTGGTGGTGGTGGTGGAGGATGACAACAAAAAAAGGGCGGGACTGGTCATAGATGATCTGGTCGGGAGGCAGCAGATTGTTATCAAGACTCTGGGCGAAGGCATGAAGAACATTCCTGGAATTTCAGGGGGCGCCATCATGCCCAATGGCCAGGTCGGCCTGATTCTTGATGTTGGGGGCGTTGTAAAAATCGCCAATTCAACAAATTCCCTTCTAATTAGTACCCGAACGGAAACCCGGAAAATCAAGAGACAGTGA
- a CDS encoding response regulator produces MAINLLVVDDSGVMRAMILKTMRMAGLELAEIHEAANGQEGLDLLENHWIDLAVVDINMPVMNGEEMIDRMNENPEMCAIPVVVISTEGSKARIESLQHKGATFIHKPFSAETIRDTVKHLLRMEDDDGRADP; encoded by the coding sequence ATGGCAATCAATCTCCTGGTAGTGGATGACAGTGGGGTCATGCGGGCGATGATCTTGAAGACCATGCGAATGGCGGGACTTGAACTCGCGGAGATCCACGAAGCGGCGAACGGGCAGGAGGGGCTTGATCTGCTGGAGAATCATTGGATAGATCTGGCGGTCGTTGATATCAACATGCCGGTAATGAACGGCGAGGAGATGATCGATCGGATGAATGAGAATCCGGAAATGTGTGCGATCCCGGTGGTTGTCATATCCACTGAAGGGAGCAAGGCAAGAATCGAGAGCCTGCAGCACAAGGGCGCCACCTTTATTCACAAGCCATTTTCAGCAGAAACGATCCGGGATACGGTCAAACATCTCTTGAGAATGGAGGACGACGATGGCAGAGCAGATCCGTGA
- the flgL gene encoding flagellar hook-associated protein FlgL: MRVTNKQLLNIVTRSVATSSQQLLKAQERVASMKRINRPSDDPIGISKVLDYRKRIASIEQYTRNIASAKIQVETTATGLEDVHALLNDAKDIAITQFSADDASGRETAAREVIGIYDRIRDIGNTRLGGSYIFAGHKTDAPPFTTDENYATTYHGDDGEINAIVGEGMSLKINAHGDETFTGVGVTDGIDIFGVLKELKDALEAPVYNPADIEGQVSKLVKAMNQVENVMSQQSVAFKRLDQTENYWNNLKQKFENVLSKTEDADAAQVVVELQAQETAYEMALAAASSVLDKNLLDFLA, encoded by the coding sequence GTGAGGGTTACCAATAAGCAATTGCTGAATATCGTGACACGAAGTGTGGCCACCAGTTCTCAACAGCTCTTGAAGGCACAGGAGAGGGTTGCCTCCATGAAACGGATTAACCGGCCTTCTGACGATCCGATCGGCATCAGCAAGGTCCTTGACTACCGTAAAAGGATAGCCTCCATCGAGCAGTATACCCGGAATATTGCTTCTGCAAAGATTCAGGTTGAGACGACGGCGACAGGTCTCGAGGATGTGCATGCGCTGCTCAATGATGCAAAGGACATTGCCATCACCCAATTTTCCGCGGATGACGCATCCGGCAGGGAAACTGCTGCAAGAGAGGTAATCGGCATCTATGACCGGATACGCGATATCGGCAATACGCGACTGGGAGGATCATACATTTTTGCGGGTCACAAGACCGATGCCCCACCCTTTACCACGGATGAGAATTACGCGACAACATACCACGGCGACGATGGAGAGATTAATGCCATTGTGGGTGAAGGGATGTCATTAAAAATCAACGCCCACGGGGATGAGACCTTTACTGGGGTGGGGGTAACGGACGGGATTGATATCTTTGGAGTGCTGAAAGAGCTCAAGGACGCACTGGAGGCACCGGTCTATAATCCGGCAGACATTGAAGGCCAGGTCTCCAAGCTGGTCAAGGCGATGAATCAGGTCGAAAATGTCATGTCTCAACAATCCGTTGCGTTCAAACGACTTGATCAAACCGAGAATTATTGGAACAATCTGAAACAGAAGTTTGAGAATGTGCTGTCGAAGACCGAAGATGCAGATGCGGCTCAGGTGGTTGTCGAGCTGCAGGCCCAGGAAACCGCCTATGAAATGGCCCTGGCCGCTGCGTCGAGTGTATTGGACAAGAACCTTCTGGACTTCCTGGCGTAA
- a CDS encoding FAD-binding protein, which translates to MENIATDVVIIGEGAAGIRAALAASEEGARVLLLGKGPVAASGATFQPISKGWGIQGLVGAERTDAGLKRFYEDIMRVGLGECDPVLARILVEESGPRVDDLIALGIHFSKDSQGRYIRVKGCFSEAKRSFLAHDSRNISHSFLKALRRVPVKTLKGYAVDLITAEQACWGAVCLLSNGEFLRIDSKATVLATGGGAGIYEHNLVSDAEIGDGYALAHHAGALLTNMEFIQFMLGARPGKNRPYVSLSGLNRPHMIQDPEGRDFLEVAIPDPDLRSVALKDRERHAPFSCRDSSYLVDVSIGRSIRGGRSVFLKEVPGGADTSLHHFAHAFNGGIKIDKMGRTTVPGLYACGEVAAGPHGADRIGGCMMTATQVFGCRAGKYAARRGVRMRRSAFPQPKAPDATKFPALSRCHMDQDSMEMIAHLKHSMGRHAMVLRDENGLKRCSNRLNDCGVRLEEMKERKALSALRYVEIRNMIVTSKLVVRSALIREESRGSHYREDFPFASES; encoded by the coding sequence ATGGAAAACATAGCTACAGATGTCGTGATTATAGGAGAGGGGGCGGCCGGTATCCGGGCCGCCCTCGCCGCCAGTGAAGAAGGGGCAAGGGTTTTGCTCCTCGGGAAAGGCCCCGTCGCCGCGTCCGGCGCAACATTTCAACCGATTTCAAAAGGCTGGGGCATTCAGGGGCTTGTTGGTGCAGAGCGGACAGACGCCGGCCTGAAGCGTTTTTATGAAGATATCATGAGGGTCGGTCTTGGGGAATGCGATCCGGTGTTGGCCCGTATTCTTGTGGAGGAGTCCGGACCCCGAGTGGACGATCTGATCGCTTTGGGAATTCATTTTTCAAAAGATTCTCAAGGTCGTTATATCCGGGTCAAAGGGTGTTTCAGTGAGGCGAAACGGTCCTTCCTTGCCCATGACAGCCGCAATATCAGCCATTCGTTTCTGAAAGCGCTTAGACGCGTTCCCGTCAAGACATTGAAGGGTTATGCGGTGGATTTGATTACAGCTGAGCAGGCCTGCTGGGGCGCTGTTTGTCTCTTGTCCAATGGCGAGTTTCTGAGGATCGATTCAAAGGCCACTGTCCTGGCAACCGGAGGGGGCGCAGGGATCTATGAACACAACTTGGTCAGTGATGCTGAAATCGGCGACGGCTATGCCCTCGCTCATCATGCGGGCGCCCTGCTCACAAACATGGAATTCATTCAATTTATGTTGGGTGCGAGGCCCGGAAAAAACCGTCCTTACGTATCCCTTTCCGGCCTCAACCGGCCACACATGATCCAGGACCCCGAGGGGCGGGATTTTCTTGAGGTCGCCATTCCTGATCCGGACTTGAGATCCGTTGCCCTGAAGGATCGAGAGCGTCATGCGCCTTTCAGCTGTCGGGATTCATCCTACCTGGTGGATGTCAGTATCGGGCGCTCTATTAGGGGGGGGAGAAGCGTTTTTTTAAAAGAGGTGCCGGGCGGGGCCGATACGTCACTGCACCATTTCGCCCATGCCTTCAATGGAGGTATCAAGATAGATAAAATGGGACGGACCACGGTCCCGGGATTGTATGCCTGCGGCGAGGTTGCCGCAGGCCCACACGGCGCGGATCGTATCGGAGGTTGCATGATGACGGCGACCCAGGTTTTTGGATGCAGGGCAGGAAAATATGCAGCGAGGCGTGGGGTACGGATGCGGCGATCTGCTTTTCCTCAGCCCAAGGCGCCGGACGCGACAAAATTTCCGGCGTTAAGCCGGTGTCATATGGACCAAGACAGTATGGAGATGATAGCGCATTTAAAACACAGCATGGGGAGGCATGCAATGGTGCTAAGGGATGAAAATGGGCTAAAAAGATGCAGCAACCGCCTCAACGACTGTGGTGTGAGGTTGGAGGAAATGAAAGAAAGAAAAGCCTTATCGGCCCTGAGATATGTTGAGATCCGAAATATGATTGTAACGTCCAAATTGGTGGTGAGGAGCGCTCTCATAAGGGAAGAGAGCAGGGGGTCTCATTATCGGGAAGATTTCCCTTTCGCTTCTGAATCCTGA